One window from the genome of Aptenodytes patagonicus chromosome 4, bAptPat1.pri.cur, whole genome shotgun sequence encodes:
- the BTC gene encoding probetacellulin, translating into MEAAAAVPAPGGGPGTLLFCLALASGLAFFSCVGADANVTDSHGTEGLACGMAENCTGNVTQLRRQGHFSRCPEEYKHYCIRGRCRFLVAEKAPACVCERGYTGARCERVDIFYLRGDRGQIVIISLIAAIVTLIVLIVCACLCSHHCRKQRRKRKAEEMETLNKNLPSKSEDVLETGIA; encoded by the exons atggaggcggcggcggcggtcccggccccgggcggcggccccggTACACTGCTGTTCTGCCTGGCCCTCGCCTCCG GCTTGGCGTTTTTCAGTTGCGTGGGCGCCGACGCCAACGTCACTGACAGCCACGGCACGGAGGGGCTCGCCTGCGGCATGGCTGAGAACTGCACAG GGAATGTGACGCAGCTGAGGCGGCAGGGTCACTTCTCCAGGTGCCCAGAGGAGTACAAGCACTACTGCATCAGAGGGAGATGCCGCTTCCTCGTGGCCGAGAAGGCACCGGCCTGCGT GTGCGAGCGAGGCTACACGGGGGCTCGCTGCGAGAGGGTGGACATCTTCTACCTGCGAGGTGACCGGGGCCAGATCGTGATCATCTCCTTGATCGCCGCCATCGTCACCCTCATCGTCCTCATCGTCTGCGCCTGCCTTTGCAGTCA ccACTGTCGGAAGCAGCGtaggaagagaaaggcagaagagatggAGACGTTAAACAAGAATTTGCCTTCCAAAAGCGAGGACGTGCTGGAGACGGGCATTGCGTGA